One Chanodichthys erythropterus isolate Z2021 chromosome 22, ASM2448905v1, whole genome shotgun sequence DNA window includes the following coding sequences:
- the mfhas1 gene encoding malignant fibrous histiocytoma-amplified sequence 1 homolog isoform X2, with the protein MAEENNLKTARLWRDAALRSRKLRSNLRQLTLSTKNSQKITLPEDIKEIEVLNLGNNSLQELPEGLGSTLTRLRILVLRRNKFATVPTEVFQLSQLVELDISHNCLNHFSEDIDLLKGLKKLCISHNKIQYLPSQIGTLQSLEELDISFNELHDFPRSFSQLRKLRTLDVDHNKLQRFPSEILALCDLEELDCSGNKLEGLPGNIMMLQSIKIFWLSSTQLSSLPETFCELQNLESLMLDNNFLTNLPQSFGKLQKLKMLNLSSNLFEDFPQVIIKLSSLEELYLSRNKLTFLPEEVGQLCNLANLWLDNNSITFLPDSIVELGKLEELVLQGNQIAILPDNFGKLAKVNIWKVKDNPLIQPPYEVCMKGIPYIAAYQKELAHSQPAIKPRLKLVLMGQRNAGKTTLRQCIINKPSDAKMAIGCRGIDVTNWVADEERSLTFIVYDLSGKQNYDLIKPFFLSPGALYVLVVNLKLYTSKSFYSHVGSFLHLLSAKVPHAVVCIVGTHSDLCEEVEVEEKCLDIHRQISLQEKTDTECLHVLALQVDEALEQGYDVRTSSPHVLFYGVTDKNLRRKKSQLQYMLNNRLQILSPVICVSCVAAQRNIQHLKEKLMSVADHREIFPNLHRVLPKSWQMLEELHFKPQDLWLSWWDSARLGLQAGLTEDRLQSALSYLHESGKLLYFEDSMTLKEYVFHNLPRFIAILNVFFQRDLAAMLEKLQDEGDDGDNTRSTQMHGHVEGFLLHGLLPSNVIRLLLKPLVQTQQDLHLIMELLEKMGVCYCVNKPRSKPLNGATVWYKFPSQVSSEEPHLEASASGGSSIPGQFFSVEQLQIEYRFPFLTPLGLFARYSVQINSHVVQRSDGKHHIFAYRGKVPVTVSYRPSRSRLQPEILSISSHASLPNIWTAWQAIIPLVEELNVLLQEWPGLHYSVHVLCSKCLKRGSPYPHSFPE; encoded by the exons CTAGTCCTTCGCAGGAACAAGTTTGCCACTGTTCCAACTGAAGTATTTCAGCTTAGTCAGCTGGTTGAGTTAGACATCAGTCACAACTGCTTGAACCACTTTTCAGAAGATATTGATCTTCTCAAGGGGCTTAAAAAGTTGTGTATCAGTCATAACAAAATCCAATACCTGCCATCTCAGATTGGGACTTTGCAAAGTCTTGAGGAGCTTGACATCAGCTTCAATGAGCTGCATGATTTCCCAAGGTCCTTTTCACAGCTTAGGAAGCTCCGAACACTTGATGTGGATCATAACAAGCTGCAGCGTTTCCCCTCTGAAATTCTTGCCCTCTGTGATTTGGAGGAGCTAGACTGCTCTGGGAATAAACTAGAGGGTCTTCCAGGTAACATCATGATGCTCCAatccattaaaatattttggctCAGCAGCACCCAACTCTCGTCCTTGCCTGAAACATTTTGTGAGCTGCAGAACTTGGAGAGCCTGATGCTCGATAATAATTTTCTCACAAATCTGCCACAATCATTTGGGAAACTGCAGAAGCTGAAAATGCTCAATCTCTCCTCAAATTTATTTGAAGATTTTCCTCAGGTTATAATCAAACTCTCCAGTTTGGAGGAGTTGTATTTAAGCCGGAATAAACTGACGTTCCTCCCTGAGGAGGTAGGACAGCTGTGCAATCTTGCTAATTTGTGGTTGGACAATAATAGCATAACTTTTCTCCCAGACTCTATTGTAGAACTTGGGAAATTGGAGGAGCTGGTTTTACAGGGTAACCAAATCGCCATACTCCCAGACAATTTTGGAAAACTTGCCAAAGTCAACATTTGGAAGGTGAAGGATAATCCTCTCATTCAGCCTCCTTATGAAGTGTGCATGAAGGGGATCCCCTACATAGCTGCCTATCAGAAGGAGCTTGCACACTCCCAACCTGCCATAAAACCAAGACTTAAACTGGTTTTGATGGGCCAGAGAAATGCAGGGAAAACCACACTCAGGCAGTGCATCATCAACAAACCATCAGACGCCAAGATGGCGATTGGATGTAGAGGTATTGATGTGACGAACTGGGTAGCAGATGAGGAACGCAGTCTTACGTTCATTGTATATGATTTATCCGGTAAGCAGAACTATGATCTTATCAAAccctttttcctctctcccggAGCTCTTTATGTTTTGGTTGTGAATCTGAAATTATATACATCAAAGAGCTTCTACTCCCATGTTGGCAGTTTCCTCCACCTTCTCAGTGCCAAGGTGCCACATGCAGTTGTGTGCATCGTAGGGACCCACAGTGACTTGTGTGAAGAGGTCGAGGTTGAAGAAAAGTGCCTGGATATTCACAGACAGATTTCGCTCCAGGAAAAAACGGACACTGAATGCTTACATGTGCTTGCCCTGCAGGTTGACGAAGCCCTTGAGCAAGGTTACGATGTTCGGACTTCAAGCCCCCATGTTCTCTTTTACGGGGTCACAGATAAAAACCTGAGACGTAAAAAGTCCCAGTTGCAATATATGCTCAACAATCGACTACAAATCCTTTCTCCGGTGATATGTGTCAGCTGCGTGGCAGCACAAAGAAACATCCAGCATTTGAAAGAGAAGCTCATGTCTGTCGCCGATCACAGGGAGATTTTCCCCAATCTTCACAGAGTCCTGCCAAAGTCATGGCAGATGCTTGAGGAACTGCATTTTAAGCCACAGGATTTATGGCTTTCCTGGTGGGATTCGGCCCGATTGGGCCTTCAGGCTGGGCTGACTGAGGATCGTCTGCAAAGCGCACTCTCTTACCTACACGAGAGCGGTAAACTTTTGTACTTTGAAGACAGCATGACATTAAAGGAATACGTCTTCCACAATCTACCCCGGTTTATCGCCATCTTGAATGTGTTTTTCCAGAGGGACCTTGCTGCAATGCTTGAGAAACTACAGGATGAGGGAGATGATGGAGATAACACCAGGTCTACGCAGATGCATGGTCACGTGGAGGGTTTTCTGTTGCATGGCCTGTTGCCATCAAATGTGATTCGCTTGCTGCTTAAACCTCTGGTACAGACACAGCAGGACTTGCACTTGATCATGGAACTGCTGGAAAAGATGGGCGTCTGCTACTGTGTCAACAAACCTCGCAGCAAGCCGCTTAATGGGGCCACCGTCTGGTATAAGTTTCCCAGTCAAGTCAGCAGCGAGGAGCCCCATCTTGAGGCCTCGGCCAGTGGTGGCTCTTCGATCCCTGGTCAGTTCTTCTCGGTCGAGCAGCTGCAGATTGAATACAGATTTCCTTTCCTCACCCCTCTTGGACTTTTTGCACGGTATAGTGTGCAAATCAACAGCCACGTTGTGCAACGGTCAGATGGAAAGCATCACATCTTTGCCTATCGAGGTAAAGTGCCTGTGACGGTGAGTTACCGGCCCTCTCGGAGCAGATTGCAGCCTGAGATCCTCTCCATTTCCAGCCATGCATCCTTGCCAAATATCTGGACAGCTTGGCAAGCCATTATTCCCCTAGTGGAAGAGTTAAATGTTCTTCTGCAGGAATGGCCTGGCCTTCACTACTCTGTGCATGTCCTGTGTTCCAAGTGCCTGAAGAGAGGGTCCCCCTATCCACATTCCTTCCCAG AATAa